One genomic window of Nicotiana sylvestris chromosome 10, ASM39365v2, whole genome shotgun sequence includes the following:
- the LOC138879353 gene encoding uncharacterized protein codes for MDRSAFHILATLAKDVGGLTNSTNMSSSEKLAMFLNILAHHEKNRSIKVDYIRSGWSVSQAFNECLRAIFKLTPLLIVKPKTMLEDETDDRWKWFKGCLGALDGTYIPIRVPSIHKPRHRTRKRDITTNVLGVCDKNLNFIYVLPGWEGSAADDRVLRDAIVIIIYATEDIQMEMIFFHPTEDIDTG; via the exons ATGGATAGAAGTGCCTTTCACATATTAGCTACCTTAGCCAAGGACGTTGGAGGGTTGACGAATAGTACAAATATGTCTAGTAGTGAAAAGTTAGCAATGTTCTTAAATATTTTGGCTCATCACGAGAAGAATAGGTCTATCAAGGTTGATTATATTAGATCAGGGTGGAGTGTAAGTCAAGCCTTCAATGAATGTTTAAGAGCTATTTTCAAACTAACTCCATTGTTAATTGTTAAACCTAAGACGATGCTCGAAGATGAGACTGATGACCGATGGAAATGGTTTAAG GGTTGTCTAGGTGCATTGGATGGTACTTACATTCCCATTAGAGTTCCATCTATACATAAACCAAGACACAGGACCCGAAAAAGAGATATAACAACTAATGTATTGGGGGTTTGTGATAAAAATCTCAACTTTATCTATGTATTACCTGGTTGGGAGGGATCGGCTGCTGATGATCGTGTATTGCGAGATGCAATT GTAATTATTATTTATGCGACGGAGGATATACAAATGGAAATGATTTTCTTTCACCCTACCGAGGATATAGATACTGGCTAA
- the LOC138879354 gene encoding uncharacterized protein, which translates to MEQDRGQRKRARFTGYSDDFRGSTLSYVTPFVANKFGIEPELISKPIVNKYPLPRIDDLFDQLQGAKYLSKIDLRSGYYQKATKFQWSDACERSFQELKNRLTSALVLTLLEGTEGYVVYCNASDHKSLQDNFNQKELNLRQCRWLELLKDYDVEILYHPGKANVVADALSRKSMGRLVHIEAGRWGLTKELYQLANMRIRLLDSDDGDVMVQNISESSLVAEVKARQYVDPILVQLRESIQQCKIMAFKIGRDGALRYQDRLCVHNVVGLREKIMNEIYPSILDQQRCIMMSRSNIGGITCQGVVFVARCPNCQQVKIEY; encoded by the exons atggagcaggataggggccagcgtaagagggcgagatttacagggtattctgatgacttcagag gatctacattatcatatgttacaccctttgtggctaataagtttggcattgaacctgagtTGATAAGTAAACCGATTGTG aacaagtatccacttccaaggattgacgatctttttgaccaactccagggtgccaagtatttatccaagattgatttacgttcagggtactatcag aaagctaccaagttccagtggtctgacgcttgtgaacgtagttttcaagagctgaagaatcgattgacatccgcactaGTGCTCACTCTTcttgaaggaacagaaggttatgtggtatattgtaatgcctcag atcacaagagtttacaagaCAACTTCAatcagaaggagttgaatttaaggcagtgtaggtggcttgaattactgaaagactacgacgtcgagatattgtatcatcccggtaaagccaatgttgtggcagacgctctcagtcgTAAGTCAATGGGgcgcttagtacatattgaggctggtagatgggggttgactaaagagctttaTCAgttagccaatatgagaatcagattgttagactctgatgacggagatGTTATGGTACAGAATATATCAGAATcttctttggtagccgaggtaaaagcacgacaatatgtagatcctatcttagtacaaTTGAGAGAGAGtattcagcagtgtaaaattaTGGCTTTtaagatcggaagagatggggcactgagataccaggacCGATTATGTGTGCATAATGTAGTAGgattgcgagagaagattatgaatgagatttaTCCATCCATCCTGGatcaacaaagatgtatcatgatgtcaaggagcaatattggtgggataacatgtcAAGGAGTAGTATTTGTAGCCcggtgtcccaattgtcaacaagtaaagatagaatattag
- the LOC138879355 gene encoding uncharacterized protein: MPTRKLAKWQILLSEFDIVYITQKVVIWQALAVHLAENLVGGAYEPLKTYFPDEEVSFVGEDITEAYDSWRMFFDGAANFRRVGIRAVLVSEMGEHYPVSTKLRFPCTNNMAEYEAYVLGLNVVVDMNIQELLVIGDLDLLVHQVQGEWVTKNSKILSYLHHVQELRKRFTKIEVRHVPKI; the protein is encoded by the coding sequence ATGCCGACTAgaaagttggccaaatggcagatactgttaagtgagttcgatattgtCTACATAACTCAAAAGGTGGTCATATGGCAAGCATTGGCAgttcaccttgctgaaaatctagtgggaggagcatacgaacctttgaagacgtattttcctgatgaagaagtatcatttgtaggagaagacattaccgaagcatacgacagttggaggatgttctttgatggagctgctaattTCAGAAGAGTGGGCAttagagcagttttggtatcagaaatgggtgaacattatccggtatctactaaactcagatttccctgcaccaacaacatggcagagtatgaagcctatGTACTAGGGCTCAACGTGGTAGTCgatatgaacattcaagagttgctagtaatcggTGATTTAGATTTGCTTGTGcatcaggtacaaggagagtgggttaccaagaattccaagatactgTCATATctacaccatgtgcaggaattaagaaagaggttcacgaagatagaagtCCGACATGTGCCTAAAatttag